A single genomic interval of Rhododendron vialii isolate Sample 1 chromosome 3a, ASM3025357v1 harbors:
- the LOC131320735 gene encoding mediator of RNA polymerase II transcription subunit 13, with protein MWTNVFKIGGFRQISWFQFLPHESDLNPLPDKSTKLEQKDAATLLVLSSHLQLQKEGFLSAWTNSFVGPWDPSQGVHNPDEKIKLWLFLPGRYASVIEFAQAAVSRLRVVASGVWLAPGDSEEVASALSQALRNRIERALNGLSYMRFGDAFSKYQPFSQSEELFRRGQPVVEFIFAATEEAIFVHVLISAKHIRALSSSDMEKIQNDASHYSGDRLPVITAPHGMRGRVSAFCPSDLVKQVYLSSGKFRTSNGIVGLQRDVSQVSGSHLKGQSCYVEVTLGFPSTGDNDAHNSNLKKSLLKHHDTESSAVASGIQKGLHDQFSVSERTFIYPVEAVIVPVLQTSFARSSLKRFWMQNWIGPSLSGSPFLMPCVGERDSADGSWTKANGIRSEQDYHSSSNSISSSISSISGTSSDSDCQMAAGVGELDADADSLTSRQSGLSSYEFPNNGSKSGSKRPRAGIGETFGQAALVTNGPIQDAYKSDYGSLEVSNSSITGVANDVGSHWDWEDDNRGMDIQALLSEFGDFGDFFENDALPFGEPPGTAESQALMFSIPDSGDLGSSPNTGIMDAADQMLLPVGFPSFDNFNQPSVATEEIPSKNQEVVKNAVSSVAVGTTPASSVGEFDHLVKAEALMTFAPEYGAIEIVTSEFSTSIFSNPYIPKSRKVESTNSSPESYVYSATPPSSPCLDGSDEKHGVAVMSKACSNRQDSSTSLHPKTYYTAVERGKEHDKRLIACNNSVATHGVAPPSSLSGFNSTNAVKSGLKTNEATVEPDNFLMSTRTVLATEVECLMFQASMCRIRHTLISSCSPPPMGSIRLAGNSFLNQVHCEPNTGTGIVFSKYEVKKKDSIPVRIAGDIDSGLLEGPLNAPVGVWRSVAVPKVTKPSMSPSMEICPSLPSHSSEEGILSYGQRQPLQEFLDGLALLVQQATSFVDVALDADCGDGPYGWLALQEQWRRGLACGPSMVHAGCGGSLASCHSLDIAGVELVDPLLADVHASSVIGLLQSDIKTALRSSFGSLDGPLSVTEWCKGRSGDAGTVGDGFASELTGGECRDSSSTVTLPVGEQLSPSQSSLGVKGGGRVEETSQWRSNQETSASESEQQLGFRRRPTLFVLPAPALLVGYQDDWLKTSASSLQLWEKAPLEPYALQKHMTYCVICPDIDPLTTAAADFFQQLSTVYETCKLGTHSPQSLGNHMEVDSGKWSSSGFILLDCPQSMKIESSTASLVGSISDYFLSLSNGWDLTSFLKSLSKVLKALNLDSCFASNPKEGSTGPCTVIYVVCPFPEPVAVLQTVIESSIAVGSIILSKDKEKRSIIHSQVGKSLSCSASVDEASISNVLTLPGFCIPKLVLQIVTVDAIFRVTNPALNELVILKEISFTVYNKARRISRGSSTSTTDVVQSSSMSSRSHSASMQMTSPISGMWKECIGPRITGPRESELDPTLRHGSWDNNNWQSSRAAGGFGIDPHRTGDFLIQDEIRYMFEPLFIIAEPGSLEHGVSPTIFANIASETSKPSLSDDCTSGSIVQSSVDSTGPCSQSDGSEGAEGFGSSGHQKTLPTLHCCYGWTEDWRWLVCVWTDSRGELLDSHVFPFGGISSRQDTKGLQYLFVQLLHQGCQILQSCSSPDSGVVVKPRDFVITRIGCFYELEYQEWQKALYSVGGCEVKKWPLQLRRSAPDGMLGSSNGTSLQQEQEMTLIQERTLPSSPSPIYSGHSKASGFVKGGGLGQSSGRKQLMGGPPVIDHPRGMLQCVQSISFISISVDHSLHLVFQADSASPGTTQGSTSTVNVSGGYIEGFTPVKSLGSASTSYVLIPSPSMRFLPPTPLQLPTCLTAESPPLAHLLHSKGSAIPLSTGFVVSKAVPSMGMGNDSSRRSNSSKEEEWPSVISVSLVDHYGNGSNNSGNTQEKTKRGIVRGSEARDFEIETHLILESVAAELHALSWMTVSPAYLERRTALPCHCDMVLRLRRLLHFADKELSQSRRTEKTQV; from the exons ATGTGGacaaatgttttcaaaatt GGAGGTTTTCGTCAGATATCGTGGTTCCAGTTTCTCCCTCATGAGTCTGATCTCAACCCGCTGCCTGACAAAAG CACAAAGTTGGAGCAGAAAGATGCTGCTACTCTACTGGTGCTTTCATCCCATCTGCAGTTGCAGAAGGAAGGATTTCTCAGTGCATGGACGAATTCCTTTGTTGGGCCTTGGGATCCTTCTCAGGGTGTCCACAATCCAG ATGAGAAAATCAAGCTCTGGCTTTTCCTTCCTGGGCGTTATGCATCTGTTATAGAGTTTGCTCAGGCTGCTGTGTCTAGATTAAGAG TTGTTGCATCTGGGGTCTGGTTGGCTCCTGGAGATTCAGAGGAGGTTGCATCTGCTCTATCTCAGGCTTTAAGGAATCGAATAGAAAG AGCCCTGAATGGACTTTCCTACATGAGGTTTGGTGATGCATTTTCGAAGTACCAACCCTTTTCACAAAGTGAAGAACTTTTCAG GAGAGGACAGCCTGTGGTTGAGTTCATCTTTGCTGCTACTGAAGAGGCAATTTTTGTCCACGTTCTAATATCTGCGAA GCATATCCGGGCGCTTTCAAGCAGTGACATGGAGAAAATACAGAATGATGCTTCCCATTATTCTGGTGACAGGCTTCCAG TAATTACCGCACCTCATGGAATGCGTGGTAGGGTTTCTGCGTTTTGTCCAAGTGACCTCGTGAAGCAAGTCTATTTAAG TTCCGGCAAGTTTAGGACTTCAAATGGAATTGTCGGTTTGCAGCGCGATGTTTCTCAGGTTTCTGGTAGCCACCTCAAAGGGCAAAGTTGTTATGTTGAAGTTACCCTTGGTTTCCCCTCTACTGGAGATAATGATGCTCATAACTCGAATTTAAAAAAGAGTTTACTCAAGCATCATGACACCGAATCCTCTGCAGTGGCAAGTGGTATCCAGAAGGGATTGCATGATCAATTTTCAGTTTCTGAAAGGACATTCATCTACCCAGTAGAGGCAGTGATTGTCCCAGTCTTGCAGACGTCATTTGCTAGATCTTCTCTGAAAAG ATTCTGGATGCAAAATTGGATAGGGCCATCATTATCTGGTTCACCATTCCTTATGCCCTG tgttggagagagagattctgCAGATGGATCTTGGACTAAAGCCAATGGAATCCGCTCAGAACAAGATTATCATAGCAGCAGCAATAGTATTAGTAGTAGCATCAGCAGCATTAGTGGCACCTCTAGTGATAGCGATTGCCAGATGGCTGCAGGAGTTGGCGAGCTCGATGCAGATGCTGACTCATTGACAAGTAGACAGTCAGGTTTATCTTCATATGAGTTTCCAAATAATGGCTCCAAATCG GGTTCCAAGCGTCCAAGAGCAGGTATAGGTGAGACTTTTGGCCAAGCAGCCCTGGTTACAAATGGTCCTATCCAAGACGCATATAAGTCTGATTACGGCTCTCTTGAAGTTAGCAATTCATCTATAACTGGAGTTGCAAATGATGTCGGATCTCATTGGGATTGGGAGGATGATAACAGAGGCATGGATATCCAAGCACTTCTCTCTGAGTTTGGTGATTTTGGTGACTTCTTTGAAAATGATGCTTTGCCCTTCGGGGAG CCCCCAGGAACTGCAGAGTCCCAGGCTCTTATGTTTTCCATTCCAGATAGTGGTGATCTGGGTAGCAGTCCTAACACCGGCATCATGGATGCTGCAGATCAGATGCTTTTACCTGTAGGCTTTCCATCCTTCGACAATTTTAATCAGCCTTCAGTAGCCACGGAGGAGATTCCAAGCAAAAATCAAGAAGTTGTGAAGAATGCCGTGTCTTCAGTTGCAGTTGGCACAACTCCAGCATCCTCTGTTGGTGAGTTTGACCATTTGGTGAAAGCTGAAGCACTGATGACATTTGCTCCAGAATATGGAGCTATTGAAATTGTAACTAGTGAGTTCTCGACATCGATTTTCAGTAACCCGTACATTCCAAAGTCTCGAAAAGTTGAGAGTACAAATTCGAGTCCGGAAAGTTACGTGTATAGTGCAACACCGCCTTCATCTCCTTGCTTAGATGGATCTGATGAGAAGCATGGCGTAGCTGTGATGTCAAAAGCATGTTCCAACAGGCAGGATTCTAGTACCTCTCTCCATCCAAAGACATATTATACTGCTGTTGAACGCGGGAAAGAACACGATAAAAGACTCATTGCTTGCAACAATAGCGTTGCGACACACGGTGTGGCACCGCCGTCTTCACTCTCTGGGTTCAATTCCACCAACGCTGTCAAATCTGGACTGAAAACAAATGAAGCAACAGTCGAACCGGATAATTTTCTCATGTCTACAAGAACTGTGCTTGCCACAGAAGTTGAATGCCTTATGTTCCAAGCTTCTATGTGCAGGATTCGACATACCCTGATATCATCTTGTAGCCCTCCGCCCATGGGGTCAATTAGGTTGGCTGGAAATTCTTTTCTGAATCAGGTGCACTGTGAACCGAACACTGGAACAGGAATTGTTTTTAGCAAGTATGAGGTGAAAAAGAAGGACTCTATTCCAGTTAGAATCGCTGGGGATATTGATAGTGGACTGCTAGAAGGGCCACTTAATGCACCCGTGGGTGTTTGGCGCTCTGTTGCAGTTCCTAAAGTTACAAAACCTTCGATGTCACCTAGTATGGAAATTTGCCCATCCTTGCCTTCTCATTCGTCCGAGGAAGGTATACTATCTTATGGGCAGAGGCAACCACTTCAGGAATTCCTTGACGGTTTGGCATTACTTGTTCAACAAGCTACCTCATTCGTTGATGTGGCGCTTGATGCTGATTGTGGTGATGGCCCTTATGGTTGGCTTGCATTACAAGAGCAATGGAGGCGCGGATTAGCTTGTGGACCTTCCATGGTTCATGCTGGTTGTGGAGGGAGTTTGGCTTCTTGTCATTCATTGGACATCGCTGGCGTAGAACTAGTGGATCCACTGTTAGCTGAT GTTCATGCATCATCTGTGATTGGATTGCTGCAGTCAGACATCAAAACAGCTTTGAGATCTTCTTTTGGCTCTTTGGATGGCCCATTGTCTGTCACTGAATGGTGCAAAGGCCGTTCAGGTGATGCAGGAACTGTGGGTGATGGATTTGCCTCTGAACTCACTGGAGGTGAATGTAGAGATTCTTCAAGTACTGTAACTTTACCTGTGGGTGAACAGCTAAGCCCATCCCAATCTTCTCTTGGCGTCAAGG GTGGAGGTAGGGTGGAAGAGACAAGCCAGTGGAGATCAAACCAAGAAACCAGTGCATCAGAGTCAGAGCAGCAATTGGGTTTCCGTCGCAGGCCAACATTGTTTGTGCTTCCAGCGCCTGCTCTACTTGTAGG GTACCAGGATGATTGGCTCAAGACATCAGCAAGCTCTCTGCAGCTCTGGGAAAAGGCTCCTCTTGAACCATATGCTCTGCAGAAACAT ATGACTTACTGTGTCATATGTCCAGACATTGATCCCCTTACTACCGCCGCTGCTGacttttttcaacaacttagtACTG TCTATGAGACATGCAAACTGGGAACTCATTCACCTCAAAGCTTGGGAAACCATATGGAGGTGGATTCTGGAAAATGGTCATCATCTGGTTTTATTCTACTTGACTGCCCTCAATCAATGAAGATAGAAAGCAGCACTGCATCTCTTGTTGGATCAATTAGTGATTATTTTCTGTCCCTGTCCAATGGTTGGGATTTGACGAGCTTTCTGAAGTCTCTCTCAAAGGTTCTTAAGGCTCTAAATCTTGATTCATGCTTTGCCTCGAACCCAAAGGAAGGAAGTACAGGTCCTTGTACG GTTATCTATGTGGTTTGTCCCTTCCCTGAGCCTGTTGCAGTCCTGCAGACTGTCATCGAGTCTTCCATTGCTGTTGGATCAATCATTCTGTCGAAagataaagagaaaagatcCATAATCCACAGTCAGGTTGGGAAGTCCTTGAGTTGCTCGGCATCTGTGGATGAAGCATCAATATCAAATGTGTTGACACTTCCAGGATTCTGTATTCCTAAATTGGTCCTTCAGATTGTAACAGTTGATGCCATTTTTAGGGTCACAAATCCAGCTCTCAATGAGCTCGTCATTCTGAAGGAGATTTCTTTTACTGTTTACAATAAAGCTAGGAGAATTTCACGAGgatcctccacctccaccactgaCGTGGTCCAATCTTCTTCTATGTCAAGTAGATCTCATTCGGCTTCGATGCAAATGACATCTCCAATCTCAGGGATGTGGAAGGAGTGTATTGGTCCTAGAATAACAGGTCCAAGAGAGAGTGAACTTGATCCTACCTTGCGCCATGGTTCTTGGGATAATAACAATTGGCAATCGTCAAGAGCAGCTGGCGGTTTTGGGATTGATCCACATAGAACTGGAGATTTTCTTATTCAAGATGAGATTCGTTATATGTTTGAACCACTATTTATTATTGCGGAACCTGGTTCACTGGAGCATGGAGTCTCACCAACAATTTTTGCTAACATAGCATCGGAAACTTCAAAGCCTTCTCTATCGGATGATTGTACTAGTGGGAGCATTGTGCAGAGTTCAGTAGATTCTACTGGACCATGCTCCCAATCTGATGGATCGGAGGGGGCAGAAGGCTTTGGATCTTCTGGCCACCAAAAGACACTTCCTACTCTACACTGTTGCTATGGATGGACAGAAGATTGGCGTTGGCTAGTATGTGTATGGACCGATTCTAGGGGAGAGTTGCTCGACAGCCATGTATTCCCCTTTGGTGGAATTAGTAGTAGGCAGGATACAAAAGGCCTGCAATACCTTTTTGTCCAACTGCTGCATCAAGGCTGCCAAATTCTTCAGTCGTGCTCTTCTCCTGACTCTGGTGTTGTCGTCAAGCCAAGAGATTTTGTGATTACACGCATTGGATGTTTCTATGAACTTGAGTACCAAG AATGGCAGAAAGCACTCTATTCTGTTGGGGGTTGCGAGGTGAAAAAATGGCCTCTGCAATTACGGCGATCTGCACCTGATGGGATGCTAGGAAGCAGTAATGGGACCTCATTGCAGCAGGAACAGGAGATGACTTTAATTCAAGAGAGAACCCTTCCTTCTTCGCCTAGTCCTATATACAGTGGTCACTCAAAAGCATCTGGTTTTGTAAAGGGTGGTGGTCTGGGACAGTCCTCAGGTAGAAAGCAGCTGATGGGTGGGCCTCCAGTCATAGACCACCCTAGGGGTATGCTTCAGTGTGTGCAAAGCATCAGTTTCATCTCAATTTCAGTCGACCATTCATTACATCTGGTTTTCCAAGCTGATTCAGCATCTCCTG GGACTACTCAGGGTAGCACCAGCACTGTGAACGTGTCAGGTGGTTATATTGAAGGGTTCACTCCGGTGAAGTCTCTTGGTTCGGCATCCACATCTTATGTTCTAATCCCTTCACCCAGCATGCGATTCCTTCCCCCAACTCCGCTGCAACTCCCCACATGCCTCACCGCCGAATCCCCTCCACTTGCCCATCTCCTACACAGCAAAGGCTCTGCGATTCCCCTTTCCACAGGATTCGTGGTATCCAAAGCTGTACCTTCTATGGGGATGGGGAACGACTCCTCAAGGAGGAGCAACTCCtcgaaagaagaagaatggcctTCAGTTATTTCCGTTAGTCTTGTTGATCATTACGGAAATGGAAGTAATAACAGCGGTAATACTCAGGAGAAAACTAAAAGAGGGATTGTTAGGGGCTCAGAAGCCAGAGATTTTGAAATAGAAACCCATTTGATACTTGAGTCTGTAGCAGCAGAACTTCATGCTCTATCGTGGATGACTGTGAGCCCCGCTTACTTGGAAAGGCGAACCGCGCTGCCCTGCCACTGCGACATGGTTTTGAGACTCAGAAGGCTTCTTCATTTTGCCGATAAAGAGCTCTCACAGTCGAGGCGCACAGAAAAGACACAAGTCTAG